Proteins encoded together in one Mobula birostris isolate sMobBir1 chromosome 7, sMobBir1.hap1, whole genome shotgun sequence window:
- the LOC140200613 gene encoding protocadherin beta-7-like: MANSVLDNVIAFRKIAFMILGCITGQIYGQIRYTIPEEMEMGDFVGNIAEDLILNIPELTARKARLTTDIGGQYMTVNLDNGILSIRERMDRELLCGTVSVCTIPFEIILENPLAVYRGDVEILDINDNAPIFRDSIIALEISEAVTPGVQFPLESAEDPDVGLNTVVSYTISSNEYFSIKSQRTEYGVVNAELQLQKPLDRELKSAFQLVLTAIDGGIPNKSGIAQILITVVDFNDNPPVFEREVYKGSVKENSPQGTLVLTVKATDLDEGLNAELTYSFSKLASPRIPELFSLHPHTGEIRVEGELDFEGVNSYTLNVQALDHGSPAMGGRTTVIIRIIDVNDNAPEIKVESITSKIVENAPLGTLVTLINVIDRDSGENGRVHCDTLMNVPFTLRKSSNNHYELITNGPLDRETVAEYKIVITFRDLGTPSLSTNKTITVIISDVNDNAPLFALSSYNIYVTENNSPGTSVFAVTANDLDMGQNSYVSYSFLGKLNQDFLVSNYLSINSMNGTIYTLRSFDYEQLKTFRTFVQACDAGVPLLSSTATVNVIILDQNDNSPVIVSPSAQRALSTVEFVPRAASIGYLVTKIIATDADSGQNARLFYRMRKATDPSLFNIAKDSGEIRTTRKILELDATSHTLLILVMDNGQPILSSTVTINITVLENITEKVTKAGNFWSSSEHFTNLNLYFIIIFSCTSVLFLVIILLLIGLKCRQNTNTFQGYNSSTCADSNYTFNRTPTMEETLRYPGTGRLVRVTDSHHYSVCLSPESAKSEFLFLKPRSAPTSQAQC; this comes from the coding sequence ATGGCGAATTCGGTGCTCGATAACGTCATTGCTTTCCGGAAGATTGCTTTCATGATTCTGGGATGTATAACAGGTCAGATTTACGGACAGATTCGTTATACCATTCCCGAAGAAATGGAGATGGGAGATTTTGTTGGAAATATCGCTGAAGATTTGATTTTAAATATACCAGAACTAACGGCTCGAAAAGCTCGGCTAACCACTGATATTGGCGGACAGTACATGACGGTAAATTTAGATAATGGGATTTTGTCCATTCGTGAAAGAATGGACAGGGAGCTTCTTTGTGGGACAGTAAGTGTGTGCACTATTCCTTTTGAAATAATACTGGAAAATCCTTTGGCGGTGTATCGCGGGGATGTGGAGATTCTTGATATAAATGATAATGCCCCCATATTCCGGGACAGCATCATTGCCTTGGAGATATCAGAAGCGGTTACACCTGGAGTACAATTCCCGCTAGAGAGCGCAGAAGATCCGGATGTTGGATTAAATACAGTTGTTTCGTACACAATCAGTTCCAATGAATACTTTAGTATAAAATCGCAGCGAACTGAGTATGGAGTTGTAAATGCCGAGTTACAGCTACAAAAACCATTAGACAGAGAGCTGAAGTCAGCTTTTCAGCTGGTCCTAACGGCGATTGATGGTGGGATACCAAACAAATCCGGTATAGCTCAAATCCTCATTACAGTGGTGGACTTCAACGATAACCCACCAGTATTTGAACGTGAAGTTTATAAGGGAAGCGTAAAGGAAAATTCCCCGCAAGGTACGTTGGTGCTGACAGTCAAAGCAACTGATTTGGACGAAGGTTTGAATGCTGAGCTAACATATTCTTTTAGCAAGTTAGCTTCTCCGAGAATTCCTGAGTTGTTCAGCTTACACCCTCATACGGGGGAGATTCGGGTGGAAGGAGAGCTAGATTTTGAAGGAGTGAACAGTTATACCCTGAATGTCCAAGCTTTGGACCATGGATCACCTGCAATGGGAGGACGCACCACGGTGATAATCAGAATAATTGATGTAAACGACAACGCACCAGAGATAAAAGTTGAATCAATTACCAGCAAAATTGTGGAAAATGCTCCACTTGGAACTTTGGTAACGCTGATCAACGTCATTGACCGCGATTCTGGAGAAAATGGACGCGTTCACTGTGACACTCTAATGAATGTCCCCTTCACACTTCGAAAGTCATCAAATAATCATTATGAGTTAATTACTAATGGACCTTTGGACCGTGAAACTGTGGCTGAATATAAAATAGTTATAACATTTCGAGACTTAGGAACACCTTCACTGTCCACAAATAAAACCATCACTGTTATAATTTCAGACGTGAATGATAACGCACCACTGTTTGCTCTATCATCGTACAATATATATGTAACGGAGAATAATTCCCCGGGCACCTCTGTTTTCGCTGTCACTGCAAATGATCTCGATATGGGCCAGAATTCTTATGTATCTTACTCTTTCCTCGGGAAACTTAATCAAGATTTTTTAGTAAGTAATTACCTCAGTATTAATTCTATGAATGGTACAATTTACACACTGCGCTCGTTTGACTATGAACAACTGAAAACCTTCCGCACCTTTGTGCAAGCCTGTGATGCTGGTGTGCCTCTGCTAAGCAGCACTGCAACAGTGAATGTTATCATCCTCGATCAAAATGACAACTCACCGGTAATTGTTTCACCTTCGGCACAGCGTGCATTATCAACAGTGGAATTTGTGCCCCGAGCAGCGAGTATTGGCTACTTGGTCACCAAAATAATAGCAACTGATGCGGATTCGGGGCAAAACGCACGGTTGTTTTATCGGATGAGAAAAGCTACCGATCCCAGTTTGTTTAACATTGCGAAAGATTCAGGTGAAATTAGAACAACGCGCAAAATTCTGGAGTTGGACGCTACTTCGCATACGCTCCTCATCTTGGTTATGGACAATGGACAGCCAATCCTCTCCAGCACGGTTACAATTAATATTACAGTTTTAGAGAATATCACTGAAAAAGTGACTAAGGCCGGTAACTTCTGGAGCAGTTCTGAACACTTTACTAATTTAAATCTTTATTTTATAATCATTTTCAGTTGCACTTCAGTTCTCTTTCTTGTGATTATCCTTCTACTAATTGGCTTGAAATGCAGGCAAAATACGAACACCTTCCAAGGCTATAATTCTTCCACTTGTGCTGATTCAAACTATACGTTTAATAGAACACCTACAATGGAGGAAACTTTACGCTATCCTGGAACTGGTCGTTTGGTCCGCGTGACAGATTCACACCATTACTCTGTTTGTCTGTCTCCAGAATCAGCCAAGAGTGAATTTCTCTTTTTGAAACCACGCAGCGCCCCAACGTCTCAGGCTCAATGCTAA
- the LOC140200614 gene encoding protocadherin gamma-A6-like yields the protein MANSALNNITFSGVIVAILGCITSPILGQIRYSIPEETERGTFVGNIAEDLRLNVPQLSDRKLRLTSDDGGRHMKVNLDNGILSVRERIDRELLCGQVTMCTIHFEIILENPVVVYRGEVEILDINDNAPSFREERIVLQIAESIARGVRFPLENAEDSDTGINTVAGYKLSSNNYFNLKTQRTEYGVINAELLLEKPLDRETQSAFQLVLTATDGGVPQRSGTTLILINVVDVNDNPPVFERELYKASLKENSPKGTLALKITATDVDEGPNAKLTYSFSKMTAPRLLELFSLNPSTGEIRVEGELDYEEASSYSLNVQATDDGVPAITGHSKIFITVIDVNDNAPEIKMTSFTSKIPENAPLGSLIILINVIDRDSGENGKFHCDIPKNVPFRLRTSSQNHYELITSGPLDCEIVAEYKIPFVARDLGSPSLSTNKTIQILISDVNDNAPRFDASSYNIYVMENTTPGSSIFEVTAKDYDKDQNSQVSYCFLEDLNPASPFSSYLSINSMNGTIYALHSFDYEELKHFQLRVQARDAGVPPLSSTATVNVIILDQNDNAPVIVSPLTQSGSAAVDILPHSAAQGYLVTKIVATDADSGQNARLSYQLIKATDSTLFNIGPHSGEIRTARNILQSDATTQTLFFLVKDNGQPSLSSTVTMHITVLENITEKVTESSNLPRNSEYFTDFNMYLIIIFGCTSGLFLVVILLLISLKCKQDRHISQTYYSSGCGDTYNRRAAMEETLHYPGTGRIFHEPDAHHYSVCLSPESAKSDFLFLKPCQVPTSRA from the coding sequence ATGGCAAATTCGGCGCTCAACAACATTACGTTCAGCGGCGTTATTGTCGCGATTCTGGGATGTATAACCAGTCCGATTCTAGGACAAATTCGCTATTCTATTCCTGAGGAAACGGAGAGAGGGACCTTTGTTGGAAATATCGCAGAAGATTTGAGATTAAATGTACCGCAACTGTCCGATCGTAAATTGCGACTAACCTCAGATGATGGCGGACGACACATGAAGGTAAATTTAGATAACGGGATTTTGTCTGTTCGTGAAAGAATCGATCGGGAGCTTCTTTGTGGACAAGTAACGATGTGTACAATTCATTTTGAAATAATACTCGAAAATCCCGTGGTCGTGTATCGTGGGGAAGTAGAGATTCTCGACATAAATGATAATGCTCCCAGTTTCCGAGAGGAACGCATTGTCTTACAGATAGCTGAAAGTATCGCACGCGGGGTACGCTTCCCCCTCGAGAATGCCGAAGATTCGGACACTGGAATAAATACAGTCGCTGGTTACAAGCTCAGCTCCAACAACTACTTTAATCTAAAAACGCAGAGAACTGAGTACGGTGTTATAAATGCCGAGTTGCTGTTAGAGAAACCATTGGATCGAGAGACGCAGTCAGCCTTTCAGCTTGTTTTGACGGCAACTGATGGGGGAGTCCCACAGAGATCGGGCACAACTCTAATTCTCATCAACGTAGTGGATGTCAACGATAATCCACCGGTATTTGAACGCGAATTATATAAGGCCAGTTTAAAGGAAAACTCACCCAAAGGTACATTGGCTCTGAAAATCACGGCAACTGATGTGGATGAAGGGCCGAATGCTAAACTGACATATTCTTTCAGCAAGATGACAGCACCAAGGCTTCTTGAATTGTTCAGTTTAAACCCCAGTACTGGTGAGATTCGGGTTGAAGGGGAGCTAGATTACGAAGAAGCGTCCAGTTATTCCCTGAATGTTCAAGCTACGGACGACGGAGTACCTGCAATAACGGGACACTCCAAAATTTTCATCACGGTAATTGATGTAAATGACAACGCACCCGAGATAAAAATGACATCGTTTACGAGCAAAATTCCAGAAAACGCTCCACTGGGATCGTTAATAATTTTGATCAATGTTATTGATCGCGATTCTGGAGAAAATGGAAAATTTCACTGTGACATTCCAAAGAATGTCCCTTTTAGACTTCGAACATCATCGCAAAACCATTATGAGTTGATTACCAGTGGACCGTTAGACTGTGAAATTGTCGCTGAGTATAAAATACCCTTTGTAGCCCGGGACTTAGGATCGCCTTCCCTGTCAACAAATAAAACCATCCAGATTTTAATATCAGACGTGAATGATAACGCCCCACGGTTTGATGCATCCTCCTACAATATCTATGTGATGGAGAATACTACTCCAGGTAGTTCTATTTTCGAGGTAACGGCAAAGGATTATGATAAAGATCAGAATTCCCAAGTATCGTACTGCTTTCTGGAGGATCTTAATCCGGCCTCTCCATTTTCCAGTTACCTCAGCATAAACTCGATGAATGGCACTATTTACGCGTTGCACTCTTTTGACTATGAGGAACTTAAACATTTCCAGCTGCGTGTTCAAGCTCGTGACGCTGGAGTGCCCCCTCTAAGCAGCACTGCTACAGTGAATGTGATCATTCTGGATCAAAATGACAACGCACCAGTGAttgtttcacccttaacacagAGCGGATCAGCAGCTGTCGACATCCTGCCCCATTCAGCGGCCCAGGGGTACTTGGTGACTAAGATAGTGGCGACTGATGCGGATTCTGGTCAGAACGCACGTCTCTCCTATCAGTTAATAAAAGCTACCGATTCGACGTTGTTTAATATTGGACCACATTCTGGCGAAATCAGAACAGCGCGCAATATTTTGCAGTCCGATGCTACCACACAAACTCTCTTCTTCTTGGTAAAGGACAATGGACAGCCAAGCCTCTCCAGTACGGTTACAATGCACATTACTGTTTTGGAGAATATCACTGAAAAAGTGACTGAGTCTAGTAATTTACCGAGAAATTCCGAATATTTCACCGATTTCAACATGTATTTAATAATCATTTTTGGTTGCACTTCCGGTCTCTTTCTTGTGGTTATCCTTCTGCTAATTAGCCTGAAATGCAAGCAGGACAGACATATCTCCCAAACATATTATTCTTCCGGTTGTGGAGATACGTACAATCGGAGAGCTGCAATGGAGGAAACTTTACATTATCCTGGGACTGGCCGTATATTTCACGAACCAGATGCGCACCATTACTCAGTCTGCTTGTCTCCAGAATCAGCGAAGAGCGATTTTCTCTTTTTGAAGCCATGCCAAGTGCCCACGTCTCGGGCCTAA